The genome window CGATCGGTTTCTCGGCCCTGCTGGCCCAGATGGCGATGACGCGCGCCTACCGCGTCGGCAAGGTGCTGGTGGTGGCCAACCTGCAGTACACCGGCATCGTGTTCTCCAGCCTGTGGGGCCTGGCGCTGTGGGGCGACAGCTTCGACTGGCACGTCTGGCTCGGCATCGGCGTGATCCTCGCTTCCGGCATCGCCGCGACGTTCTACAATACGCAGAAGACGGCCCGCGGGGCCGTGCAGGACAAGACCGACCCGATCGCCAGCGAAACCTGAGGAGCCCCATGTACAAGACCCTGATCAGCGCGCCCGAACTGGCCGCCCACATCGACGACAAGAAGTGGATCGTGGTGGACTGCCGCCACGACCTGCTGAACCTGTCCGCCGGCCGCGACGGCTATGCCATCGGCCACCTGCCGAACGCGGTGTTCGGCGACATCGAGACCGAGCTGTCGGGGTCGAAATACGGCGCCGACGGCGCCTTCCGCGGCCGCCACCCGCTGCCGGAGAAGGAGGCGCTGGCCGCGCTGCTGCGCGGCTGGGGCGCCGAAGACGACTCGCAGGTGGTCGCCTACGACGCCCACGGCGGCATGTACGCGGCGCGCCTGTGGTGGATGCTGCGCTGGCTGGGCCACGAGGCGGTGGCGGTGCTGGACGGCGGCATGGCCGCCTGGCAGGCGGCCGGCCTGCCGCTGACCACCGACGTGCCGGCGCGCGCGGCCGGCCGCTTCACGGTGCGCGCGCCCTTCGTGAGCACGGTGGGCGTGGCCGAGGTGGTCGACAACCTGGGCAAGGGCGAGCGGGTGGTGATCGACGCCCGCGCGGCCGACCGCTTCCGCGGCGAGAACGAGACCATCGATCCGGTCGGCGGCCACATCCCGGGGGCGCGCAACCGCTTCTTCAAGGACAACCTGCAGGCCGACGGCCGCTTCAAGGAAGCGGCCCGGCTGCGCGAGGATTTCGCGGCGCTGATCGACGACCCGTCGAAGGCGATCATGCAGTGCGGCTCCGGCGTCACCGCCTGCCACAACCTGCTGGCCCTAGAAGTCGCCGGCATGCCTGGGGCGGCGCTGTATCCCGGCTCCTGGAGCGAATGGGTGGGCGACAAGTCGCGCCCCGTCGCCACCGGCGCGGACTGAGGCGAGGCCTCGCCGACCCGTCGTCCCGGCGCAGGCCGGGACCCAAGTCCTGCCGGGACACGCGCTCCGCCCTGCTAGGCCCCGAACACCTCCACCTTCCGCTGCGCCAGCAGCGGGAGTATTTTCCCCACCAGCAACTCCTGGTAGTGCGCCGACTGCCGGTGCGCTTCCAGCGCCGCCGCATCGCGGTAGCGCTCATACAGCAGCACCCCGCGCGGCAACTCCACCGACTGGTACACCTCATAGCCCGCGCAGCCCGGCTCCAGCATCGACTTCGCCCGCAGCTCCCCGACCAGGCGCAACACCTCGGCCACTTCGCCTTCGTACGGCAACCAGCGCGCCACCACGGTCACTTCGCCCGCGGCGCTCATCGCGCGCCACCCTGCAGCGCCGCGACCAGCGCTTCGCCCAGCGGCGTCGCCGAGGCCGGGTTCTGGCCGGTGATCAGGCGCCCGTCGACCACCACCCTGGACTGCCAGGGCGCGGCCGCGGAATAGTCGGCGCCTTCGGCGCGCAGCGCGTCTTCCAGCAGGAAGGGCACGTCGGCCTGGGCATAGCCCGCTTCCTCCGCGTTCGAGAAGGAGGTCAGCTTGCGGCCGGCGACCAGCGGCGAACCGTCCGCCAGCCTCACCCCGAGCAGCGCCACCGGGCCATGGCAGACGGCGGCCACGATCATGCCGGCATCCCAGGCCTGGGCCAGCGCGCGCTTGACTTCGGGGTCGGTCGCGAGGTCGGCCATCGGCCCCAGCCCGCCGGGAACGAACACGGCGTCGTAGTCGCGCACGTCGACCTCGCTCAGCTTGCGGCTGCGCGCCAGGCGGCGGATCGCCTTGCTGTCGCGGAAAGCGGCCTGGGCCGGGTCGCTGCCGTCATAGCCATCCTCGTGCACCGCGCCGCCCAGGGGCGAGGCGAATTCGACGGCAATGCCGGCCCGCTCGAGCACCTCCCAAGGGTGCGCCACTTCGGGGAAATAATAGCCCGTGGGACGCTTGTTCGGGCCAATCTCGGCTGTGTTTGTCACAATAAACAGTACATGTTTCACGCTCATGATCTTCTCCTTCTCTGCAAGAATCCCGGCACATCCGGTGAGATCAACTATACGAGCGCGAGAAAGGCCCCGGTAGATACTGCTAAGATGACGCAATGTCAAACGAAATCATACAATCCGACGCCGGCGAGCCCTCGCCGATCCTGGACGAGTTGCGCGCGATGGCGGTCTTCGCCACCGTCGTACGCTGCGGCAGCTTCGCCGCCGGCGCGCGCGCCCTGGGCCTGACCCGGGCCGTGGTCAGCCACCACGTGCGCGCGCTGGAAGCCAAGCTCGGGGTGCCGCTGGCCCAGCGCAGCACCCGCAGCTTCAGCCTGACGCCGGCCGGCGAAGCCTTCCGGGTCCATTGCGAGCGCCTGCTGGACGAAGCCCACGACGGCATCCGGGGCATGGAACTGCTGCGCGCCGAGCCGCGCGGCGAGGTGCGCATCACCTGCTCCCACCACTTCGGCAACAAGCGCATCCTGCCCGCGCTGCTGGAATTCCGCCGCCGCTACCCGGCGATCCGCCTGCACGTGGCCATGAACGACGCCAACGTCGATCTGGTCCAGCAGGGGATCGAACTGGCGGTGCGCGCCGGGCCGCTGCCCGATTCCTCGCTGGTGGCGCGGCGCCTGGTGCGCGAGCCGACCATGCTGTGCGCCGCGCCGGCCTACCTGCGCCGCCACCGCATGCCGGCCTCGCCCGCCGAGCTGGAACAGCACCGCTGGGTGGTCTACCCACCGGCCCAGCGCAGCGTGACGGTGCGGGCGGATGGGCGCGAGCTGCAGCTGGCGGTCAGGGGCGACGTCGCCACCGACAGCGCCGCCGCCCGCCTGGCTTTCGTGCTGGCGGGCGAAGGCATCGCGCGCCTGCCGGCCTACGACGCGGCGACGCTGATCGCATCGGGGGAACTGGTCAGGGTGCTGCCCGAGGTGGAGACGGCGCCGCTGGAGATCTTCCTGGTCCACTCGCAACGCATCGGGCCGAGCGCACGCCTGTTGCGCGACTTCCTGCTCGACGCGGGCCGCGACGGCGCCCTGCCCTCTTCATAGGCGGCGCCCAAGGCGCTACACTGCGCGATCACGCACTTCACCACGTCGGACACAGCATGAAGAATCGTTCCCAGGGCGGCTTGGTCTATTCCACCGAAAGCGGGCGCATGTGCCCCAATTGCGGCCAGCCGGTGGCGGCCTGCGCCTGCAAGGCGAGCGGCGCGCCGCTCGGCGACGGCAAGGTGAAGGTGTCGCGCCAGACCAAGGGGCGCGGCGGCAAGTGCGTCACCCTGGTCAAGGGCCTGGCCCTGGATGCGGCCGCGCTGGCGGCGCTGGGCAAGCAACTGCGCAGCGCCTGCGGTTCCGGCGGCACGGTCAAGGACGGGGTGATCGAGATCCAGGGCGACCACTGCGAGCGCCTGATGATGGAGCTGACCAGGCTGGGCCACCCTCCGAAGCTGGCCGGCTAGCCCCTCCCCTCTTCCCTCGCCTTATTTGGCGGAGTACATCCCCGCGTACTTGATCCCGAAATACAGGATGAAGGCATAGCAGGCCGCCGGCAGCAGGAAGGACGCCTGCACGCTCATGAAGTCGGCCAGCGCGCCCTGCGCGAACGGGACGATGGCCCCGCCCACGATGGCCATGCACAGGATGCCCGAGCCCTGGCCCGTGTACTTGCCAAGGCCGTGCAGCGCCATGCTGAAGATGGTCGGGAACATGATCGAATTGAACAGGCCCACCGCCAGGATCGCCCACATCGCCAGGCTGCCCTGGCCGAAGGTCCCGACCAGCACCAGCGCGATCGCCGCCAGCGCGTTGAAGGCCAGGGTCTTGCCCGGGCTGACCACGCGCATCACGGCGAAGCCGATGAAGCGGCCGACCATCGCCCCGCCCCAGTAGATGCTGACGTAGTGGGCCGCGTCCGCGTGCGAGAGGCCGGCGATGTGCGGCTCGCCCAGGAAGTTGATCAGGAAGCTGCCGATGCTCACTTCCGCGCCCACGTAGAGGAAGATGCCGATCGCGCCCAGCACCAGGTGGCGGTGCGCCATGGCCGAGCCGTGGCCTTCGCCCGCCAGCGGCGTGTCTTCCGCCTCGACGATGGTCGGCAGCTTGGCCAGCAGGAACAGCACCGCCAGCACCGCCAGTGCGGCGGCCAGGCCCAGGTAGGGGCCGCGCACGCTGGCCGCCTCGGCCGCCGGGTCGAGCACCGCCGTGGCCGAGGACAGGATCAGCAGGCCGCCCAGCGCGGGGCCGATGGTGGTGCCGAGCGAGTTGAAGGCCTGGGTCAGGGTCAGGCGGCTGGACGCCGTGCGCGCCGGGCCCAGCACCGCCACGTAGGGGTTGGCCGCCACCTGCAGCACCGTGATGCCGGAGGCCAGCACGAAGAAGGCGAACAGGAACAGGCCATAGCCGCTGGAGGCGGCCGGGTAGAACAGCGCGCAGCCGGCCGCCGCGACCAGCAGGCCGGCCACCGCGCCCTTCTGGTAGCCGATGCGGCGGATCAGGGCGCCCGCCGGCAGCGAGACGATGAAGTAGGCGCCGAAGAAGCAGAACTGCACCAGCATCGCCTGCACGTAACTCAGCGTGTAGATCGCCTTCAGGTGCGGGATCAGGACGTCGTTCAGCGAGGTGATCAGCCCCCACATGAAGAACAGGATGGTGACGATCACGAGCGCCCCCGTGTCGCTGCCCTGGCGCAGTTCCGCCGCCCCCGCCGCCGGCGCGGCGGGCGCCTTGTTGAATACCGTGTTTGCCATGCTGTCTCCTGTGGTTGTCAATGCCGGCTCAGTTCAGGCCCGCGGGCGGATTGGGCAGGTCGGCCTTGCGCGTGCCCCAGCCCTTTTCGTCGGGCTGCGGCGCCAGGCGGTAGCTCAGGGTGCCGCTTGAGCTCAGTTGCTCCCAGTCGAGCCAGACCTGGCTGCGCGGACGGCCGTTCCAGTTCACCGACTGCACGAAGCGGCGCTCGCCCGCCTTCGCTTCCGGCGCCTCGATGCGCAGGGTGCGGCCCTGGCCCAGGTCGATCTCGGCGCGCGGGAAGCGCGGCGCATGCAGCAGGAAGCGGCCGCTGCCCGGCGCGTCCGGATACATGCCGAGGGCGCTGAACAGGTACCAGGCCGACATCGTGCCCAGGTCGTCGTTGCCGGTGACGCCGCTCGGGCCGTTGCCGAACAGGGTCTCGGCCGCGCGCAGCACCGTGGTGGTCTTCCACGGCTGGCCCATCAGGGTGTACATCCAGGGCGCGTGCAGGTCGGGCTCGTTGTTCGGGTTGTAGCGGAACTGGGCGTAGTAGCTGTACGGTCCCACCACCCAGGACTTGCGCACCGCCGCCGGGTCGGCCAGCACGGCCTCGTAGTCGAAGAACTGGTCGAGGCGGCGCAGCGCCTGGGGCGTGCCGCCCATGGCGGCGGCCAGGCCAGGCACGTCCTGCGGCACCAGCCACTGGTACTGCCAGGCGGTGCCTTCGTGGAAGCCGTGGTCGCCGCGCGGATCGAAGCCGCTGCCGACGTCGGAGAACCAGCTGCCATCCTCCAGGCGCGGACGCGGGAAGCCGCGCTGGCCGGTCGCTTCGTCGACCACGCTGGCGTCCCAGACCTTCTTCCAGTTCAGCGCGCGCTGCGACAGCGCCTGCGCATCCTTGGCGTGGCCGAGGGCCTTGGCCATGTAGGCCAGCGCGCTGTCGGCGAGCGCGTATTCCAGGGTGGCGGAAGCGCCGTGGTGCGGGTCGGTGTCCATGCCCTTCGAGACGAAGCCGCGGTCGTACTGCACGAAGCCCTGGCGCAGGTAGCTGGGGTTGCCCGCACGTCCCTGGGGACGGATGGCGAAGGGCGGCACGCCGAAGGCGTTCTCGCGCAGCGCGGTCCAGGCTTCTCGCTCGCGGCCCTTGAGGGCGCCGAAGCGCCACAGGTCGACCAGGAAGGGCGTGACCGGATCGCCGGTCATGATGTTGGTCTCGAAGCTGGCGTAGCCCCAGCGCGGCAGCCAGCCGCCCTGTTCGCGGATCTTCAGCACCGAATTGGCGATGTCGCGCGCCCGCTGCGGACGCAGCAGGGCGATCAGCTGGTTCTGGGCGCGGTAGGTGTCCCACAGCGAGAAGAACTCGTAATAGGTCCAGTCGCGGGCGGTGTGGATGGCGTCGTCGTAGCCGCGGTAGCGGCCGTCGGCGTCGTTGCCGGTCAGGGGCTGCAGCAGCGCGTGGTAGAGCGCCGTGTAGAACACGGTGCGGTCGTCGATGCTGCCGCCCTCGATGCGCACGCTGGACAGCTCGCGCTGCCAGGCGTCCAGCGCCTTGGTTCTCATGGCGTCGAACGACAGCGGACGCCCGCCGGCCATGCCCTCGGCCTCGAGGTTGACGCGCGCGCCCTTGGCGTCGACGTGGGAAATCGCGCTCACCGCCGTCACCGCCTGGCCGTTCTTCAGGTCGAAGCTGAGCCAGACGCCGTGCGGCTTGCTGTCGCCCTGCTGGCTCGGCCCGGCCGTGCCCGGCCAGCCGCCGCGGTCGTCCCAGACGCCGTGCGCGACCACGGGCTGGTCGAACACGATGCGGAACCAGGTCGTGTACTTGGCGCCGCCGCAGAAGCTGCGGGTGACGATCTTGCCCTCGACCGCCTGCTTGTCGACGATCTTCACTTCGCTGCCGACCACCGAATGGCGTTCGTTGGCCTGGCCCAGGTTGAGCAGGACGTGGCCCAGGCCCGACTTGTTCGAGAAGGTGTAGCGCTCGGCCGCCGCGCGCGTGAGCGCGGTCGATTCGGCGGTGATGCCGCCGTAGCTGGTCAGGCGCACCTTGTAGTAACCGGCCTGGCCGACTTCGCCCTCGTGGGTGTACTCGGCGGCGTAGCGCTTGTAGTCGAAGCTGGCCGGCTTGCTGGTGTCGAAGTCGCCGCCGGGGCCGATGCGGCCGGTCACCGGCAGCACGGCCAGCTGGCCGCCCTGTTCCCAGCAGCCGGCGCCGGAGAGGAAGGAGTGGCCGAAGCCGCGGATGCGCTTGTCGCTGTAGCGCCAGCCGGCGTAGTGCTCGCCGATCGGGCTCACCTGGATCATGCCGAAGGGGGCGGAAGCGCCGGGGAAGGTGTTGCCTTCGTCCTGGGTGCCGATGAAGGTGTTGACCGGCATCGCGCCGGCGGTCGCGCCGCTACCTGGCTGCGCTTGGGCCGGCATGATCCAGGTGGCCACCGCGAAGCCGAGGATGGGCAGCAGTCTGCCGCTACGGGTGGTGAAAACCATCATGCTGCCGCTCCTTCGAGTTGTTCGAACAGGGTCTGCACCGCTGCCGGCCGGGGCGCCGTGGCGCCGGACTGCAGGCAGGCGGCGGAACCGGTCGCCAGCGCGGCGTGCAGGTGGGATTGCAGGCTGCGCTGCGGATGGCGGGCCAGGCTGTGCAGCAGGCCGGCCACGCTGGCGTCTCCGGCGCCGACCGTGTCGACCACCTGCACGCGCGGCGCGCGCGCATCCACGCGCTCCTCGCCGCGCAGCAGGCTCGCGCGCTCCCCGCCGCGGGTCAGCAGGCAGAGGGCGGCCGGGTTATGGCTGCGCAGGCGCGCCAGCGCCTCGTCCAGCGCCAGGCCGGGGAAGAGGCCGCGCAGGTCGTCGTCCGAGACCTTGATCACGTCGGCCAGGGCCGCCATGCGCTCCAGGGTCGGGGTATAGCGCGCATCCATCAGGTTGCGGTAGTTCGGGTCGAAACTGATCGCCACGCCGCGCGCCTTGAGCTCGGCGGCCAGGGCGACCAGGGTCGCGGCCAGCGGCTGGCGCGCCAGGCTGATGCCGCCGAAATGGGCCCAGCGCAGCGCGTCGGCCCAGCCTTCCGGCAGCTGGCGCGGGTCGAAATGCAGGTCGGCGCTGTCGTCGCCCACGAAGAAGTAGCGCGGCGGTTCGCCGCCCTCGACGATGGCCAGCAGCGGCGAGCGCTCCACCCGCTGCAGCAGGCGCAGGTCGAGGCCGGAAGCCTCGCTGGCGGCCCACAGGGCGTCGCCGAAACGGTCGCGGCTGATGGCGCCGGCGAAGCCGGTCGGCTCTCCCAGGCCGGCCAGGGCACGCGCCACGTTCCAGGTCGAGCCGCCCACCCGGCTCACCCACTGCTCGTCGCCCTGATGGATCATGTCGGTCAGCGCCTCGCCGGCGCACAGCATGAGGGGCGCGTCACGCATGGCCCATCTCCTTGAGCACGGCCACGATGTCGTAGCAGGCGCCCATGGTGTGGTAATCGACCTTGCCGGCCGGGCTCTTCTCGTCGCTCAGCTTGCGGTTCTGGCGGTCGAGGATGCGGTACCAGGCGCCGTGCTGGTGGTCGACGAAGCGCGTCCAGCTGTAGGCCCAGAGGCGCTCGTACCAGTCCCAGTACTCGGCATTGCCGGTGCGCCGGGCCAGCAGGGCGGCGGCGGCCGCGCTCTCTGCCTGCACCCAGAAATACTTGTGCGGGTCGCACACGCTCAGGTCCGGCGCCAGCGAATAGGCCAGGCCGCCGAATTCGCGGTCCCAGCCCTTCTCCACCGCGGTGCGGAACAGCTTTTCCGCAGTCGGCAGCATCCAGCCCAGGTCCTGGTCCAGCACGCCCTGGGAGCGCGCCTCGAGCTGCACCAGCAGCTTGGCCCACTCGGTGAAGTGGCCGGGCTGGTAGCCCCAGGGGCGGAACAGGTTTTCCGGATCGTCGATGTTGAATTTCCAGTCGGGCTGCCACTGGGCGTCGTAGTGCTCCCAGATGAGCCCTCCGCAGCGCGCCGCCTGGCGCTGGGTGATGTTGTAGGCGACCGTGTAGGCGCGCTCCAGGTAGCGGCGCTCGCCGGTGGCCGCATAGGCGGCCTGCAGGGCTTCGCAGGCGTGCATGTTGGCGTTCTGGCCACGATAGCCCGAGAGCACGCTCCAGTCCTCGCTGGCCTCGTCCGCGTAAAGGCCGTCCGCCTCGCTCCAGAAGCGCTGTTCCATCAGCGCGAAGGTCTCGCCGATCCAGGCGCGCGCCTCCTCCACCCCCGCCATCGTGGCGTGGGCATAGGCCAGCAGCACGAAGGCCTGGCCGTAGGCGTGCTGGGTGCCGTCCTCCACCTTGCCGCCGTCCAGCATCCAGGCGTAGCCGCCGCCCGGCTGGCGGTGCGCGTCGCGCAGGAAGCGCAGCGCGTGGCGCAGGCCGTCCAGGTAGGCCGGGTCGCCGAAGTGGCGGTAGGCCATCGCATAGGTGAACACGAAGCGGGTGCTGCTGACCAGGTGGCGGTGCTGGGCGTCGTAGACGCTGCCGTCGTCCTTGAAATAGTGATAGAGCCCGCCGGCGGGGTCGATCGCGCGCGGATGGTAGAAGCGCATGGTGTGGTGCGCGTGCTCGAGCAGCACAGCCGGGCTGCGGAAGTTCGGAAGAGTCGTCATGTTGGCGTTTGGTCGGGTGGGAACTAGTCGTCGTAGCTGCTCTCGCGCACGATCATTTCGACGGGCACGGTGATCTGGGTGGGTTCGCCGTCGGCCTTGCGCAGCAGGGATTCGACCCCGGCGCGGCCCAGCGCTTCCTTGTCCACCCGGATGGTGCTCAGCGGCGGAATGGCGGCGGCGGCGCCGGCGATGTCGTCGAAGCCGACGATGGCCAGGTCGGACGGAATCTTCATGCCCAGGTTGAGGCAATACTTCATGGCCGCCAGCGCGGTGCTGTCGTTGTAGCAGAACAGCGCGTCCGGCGGCTTGGGCAAGGCGAGCAGGCTGCGCATGGCTTCGTTCACGCCCTCTTCGCCTTCGCCCATGGTGGGCACGATGACTTCGAGGTTGGGATCGGCCAGCACGCGGGCGTCGAACAGGGCCTGGCGAAAACCGTGGTTGCGCTGCTGGATGCTGTAGTGGGCGAGCGATCCGGACAGCATGGCGATGCGCTTGCGGCCGGTGCGCAGCAGGTGCTGGGTGGCCAGGTAGCCGCCGTTCTTGTTGTCCGGGTTGATCGATGTGAAGCCGCGCCGGTGCATGTCCACCAGCACCATCGGCTTGCCGATCTGCTGCAGGGCGGCCAGCACCTCGGGCTCGAAGAAGCCGGCGCACAGGATGGCGTCGGTCTGGTGCAGGCGGATCTGCTCCAGCAGGGGTTCAGCCGGGCCGACCACGATCAGCGACAGGACGATGCCTTCGCGCCTGCAGGCTTCTTCGGCCCCGTGCAGCACCTCGGTGAAGAAGGGACTGGAAGCCAGGGTGTTGTGCTGGCTGTGCAGCAGGAAGGCGATGCGGCGGATGCGCCGCTTCTTGAGCTGCGAGAAGTCGTAGCCCAGCTGCTCGGCGGCGTCGCGCACCAGCTTGCGGGTGGCGTCGGTCATCCCGCCCTGGTTCTTCAGGGCGCGCGACACGGTGCCGATCGACAGGCCGGTGGCGGCGGCGATGTCGCGCAGGGTCACGGGCGTCATGCCCGCCCTCGCGCGCGGTACGGGCGCACTGGCGGCCCGCCGTGGTTCGACATCGGGAAAATAACGCGTCTCCATCATCTCGTTTATTAAACCCGGCCTGAACGCCCCTCAGTGCTGCGAAACAAGGTTTTCAGGCGGGTTTTCGTCTATGAGTTTTATATCAGCGGCGTTTCGCGCGCGTCAACCGCAGCGGCCGATCGCGCGCACTTTTTAGCGGGTTTTAGTAAACGCGCCGGCGGGACCGTTTTCGAGCAGTTCGATCTCGGCCAGCTCCGCGCCCTGCTCGAAACGCAGGCGGTATTCGCGGTAGGCGCCCGGCTTGGCGACCCGGAAGGGGCGCAGCTGATGCGGCCAGGCGAAGCTTTCGTCGGCGCGCCGGTCCAGCACCGTCCATGCGCCCTTGGCGTCGCGGCCTTCGAGCGTCCAGGCCAGCTTGCCCGGCGCGGTCTTGCCGCCGGTGATCGTGTAATGACTGACCGCCGCGGGGCTGGCAAAGCCATACACCAGGGCCGCACCCTGCGCCAGCGGCTGCGAGGTGGCCGCGTCGTCGTCGGCGAGCAGGTCCATCCTGGCGCCGCCTTCCAGCACGGGCGCGACGCCGCGGCTGCGGTCGGCCAGGCCTGCCGGGCGCTGGCCCGCCCTGGTCATCGACGGCGGCAAATCACGCTCCGCGCTGCCCCAGCGCGACGGCGTGCTGCCCATCACGAACTCCAGGGTGGCGCCGGCGGCGATGTCCTCGTGGCGGATCCAGGCCCGCGACCAGGGCTTGCCGTTTACCTTGAGCGACTGCACGTAGACGTTTTCCGGCCCGTTGTTATGGGCGATCACGGTGAGCGTGCGGCCGCTGTCCAGGCGCACCTCGGCGCGCTCGAAGGCGGGCGAGCCGATCACGTACTCCGGCGCGCCCATGCGCAGCGGGTACAGGCCCAGCATGGCGAAGGTATGCCAGGCCGACATCTCGCCATTATCCTCGTCGCCCGCATAGCCCTGGCCGATCTCGCTGCCCAGGTAGAGGCGGCGCAGGGCCTCGCGCGTGATGCGCTGGGTCTTCCAGGGCTGGCCGGCCGGCACGTACATCCAGGGGATGTGGTGGGAAGGCTGGTTGCTGTGCGCGTACATCCCCATGCGCACGTCGCGCGCCTCGGTCATCTCGTGGATCACCTGGCCGTAGGTGCCGGCGAATTCGCGCGCCCCGGTTTCCGGCGTGGAGAAGAAATCGTCCAGGCGACGCGCCAGCGCCTCGCGTCCGCCCAGCAGGCTGGCCAGGCCCTCGGCGTCGTGCGGGGTGGTGAAGGCGAAGGTCCAGGCATTGGCCTCGGTGTAGTCGCCGCCCCAGCGGCGCGGCTCGAATTTGGCCGCCGCCTCGCGCCACTCGCCGCCGGCGTCGCGGCCACGGAAGAAGCCGGTCGCCGGGTCGAACAGGTGCACGTAGTCGCTGGCGCGGGCGCGGAAGTACTCGGCTTCCTCGCGGTAGCGGCGCGCACGGGCCGGATCGCGCTCCTCCAGGGCCAGGGCGGCGGCCATCTGGGCCAGGCCGAAGTCGTTGAGCGCGCCTTCCAGGGTCCAGGACAGGCCTTCGTGCACCGAGGCGTCGGCATAGCCGCGGTACATCGAGCGCGCCAGGCCCTTGCGGCCGACGTTCGACACCGGCGGCACGGCGGTGGCGTTCTTCAGCGCCGCCTCGTAGGCCTGGCGGGCGTCGAAGCCGCGCACGCCCTTGAGCCAGGCGTCGGCGAAGGCGACGTCGGAACTGGTGCCGACCATCAGGTCGGCATAGCCCGGCGAGGACCAGCGCGCCACCCAGCCGCCGTCGCGGTATTGCTGCAGGAAGCCGTCGACCATCTCGCCGGCGCGTTGCGGCGCCAGCAGGGCATAGGCCGGCCAGGTGGTGCGGAAGGTGTCCCAGAAGCCGTTGTTGACGTAGACCTTGCCCGGACGGACGGTGGCCGCGCTGCGCAGCGCGTCCCCTGCCATGTTGTCCTTGGACCAGCTGTTCTGGTCGGCGTGGCGCCAGTCCGGCTTGTCCTT of Massilia sp. KIM contains these proteins:
- a CDS encoding sulfurtransferase — protein: MYKTLISAPELAAHIDDKKWIVVDCRHDLLNLSAGRDGYAIGHLPNAVFGDIETELSGSKYGADGAFRGRHPLPEKEALAALLRGWGAEDDSQVVAYDAHGGMYAARLWWMLRWLGHEAVAVLDGGMAAWQAAGLPLTTDVPARAAGRFTVRAPFVSTVGVAEVVDNLGKGERVVIDARAADRFRGENETIDPVGGHIPGARNRFFKDNLQADGRFKEAARLREDFAALIDDPSKAIMQCGSGVTACHNLLALEVAGMPGAALYPGSWSEWVGDKSRPVATGAD
- a CDS encoding putative quinol monooxygenase, producing MSAAGEVTVVARWLPYEGEVAEVLRLVGELRAKSMLEPGCAGYEVYQSVELPRGVLLYERYRDAAALEAHRQSAHYQELLVGKILPLLAQRKVEVFGA
- a CDS encoding type 1 glutamine amidotransferase domain-containing protein; this encodes MSVKHVLFIVTNTAEIGPNKRPTGYYFPEVAHPWEVLERAGIAVEFASPLGGAVHEDGYDGSDPAQAAFRDSKAIRRLARSRKLSEVDVRDYDAVFVPGGLGPMADLATDPEVKRALAQAWDAGMIVAAVCHGPVALLGVRLADGSPLVAGRKLTSFSNAEEAGYAQADVPFLLEDALRAEGADYSAAAPWQSRVVVDGRLITGQNPASATPLGEALVAALQGGAR
- a CDS encoding LysR family transcriptional regulator, which gives rise to MSNEIIQSDAGEPSPILDELRAMAVFATVVRCGSFAAGARALGLTRAVVSHHVRALEAKLGVPLAQRSTRSFSLTPAGEAFRVHCERLLDEAHDGIRGMELLRAEPRGEVRITCSHHFGNKRILPALLEFRRRYPAIRLHVAMNDANVDLVQQGIELAVRAGPLPDSSLVARRLVREPTMLCAAPAYLRRHRMPASPAELEQHRWVVYPPAQRSVTVRADGRELQLAVRGDVATDSAAARLAFVLAGEGIARLPAYDAATLIASGELVRVLPEVETAPLEIFLVHSQRIGPSARLLRDFLLDAGRDGALPSS
- a CDS encoding translation initiation factor Sui1 is translated as MKNRSQGGLVYSTESGRMCPNCGQPVAACACKASGAPLGDGKVKVSRQTKGRGGKCVTLVKGLALDAAALAALGKQLRSACGSGGTVKDGVIEIQGDHCERLMMELTRLGHPPKLAG
- a CDS encoding sugar MFS transporter, yielding MANTVFNKAPAAPAAGAAELRQGSDTGALVIVTILFFMWGLITSLNDVLIPHLKAIYTLSYVQAMLVQFCFFGAYFIVSLPAGALIRRIGYQKGAVAGLLVAAAGCALFYPAASSGYGLFLFAFFVLASGITVLQVAANPYVAVLGPARTASSRLTLTQAFNSLGTTIGPALGGLLILSSATAVLDPAAEAASVRGPYLGLAAALAVLAVLFLLAKLPTIVEAEDTPLAGEGHGSAMAHRHLVLGAIGIFLYVGAEVSIGSFLINFLGEPHIAGLSHADAAHYVSIYWGGAMVGRFIGFAVMRVVSPGKTLAFNALAAIALVLVGTFGQGSLAMWAILAVGLFNSIMFPTIFSMALHGLGKYTGQGSGILCMAIVGGAIVPFAQGALADFMSVQASFLLPAACYAFILYFGIKYAGMYSAK
- a CDS encoding GH92 family glycosyl hydrolase, encoding MMVFTTRSGRLLPILGFAVATWIMPAQAQPGSGATAGAMPVNTFIGTQDEGNTFPGASAPFGMIQVSPIGEHYAGWRYSDKRIRGFGHSFLSGAGCWEQGGQLAVLPVTGRIGPGGDFDTSKPASFDYKRYAAEYTHEGEVGQAGYYKVRLTSYGGITAESTALTRAAAERYTFSNKSGLGHVLLNLGQANERHSVVGSEVKIVDKQAVEGKIVTRSFCGGAKYTTWFRIVFDQPVVAHGVWDDRGGWPGTAGPSQQGDSKPHGVWLSFDLKNGQAVTAVSAISHVDAKGARVNLEAEGMAGGRPLSFDAMRTKALDAWQRELSSVRIEGGSIDDRTVFYTALYHALLQPLTGNDADGRYRGYDDAIHTARDWTYYEFFSLWDTYRAQNQLIALLRPQRARDIANSVLKIREQGGWLPRWGYASFETNIMTGDPVTPFLVDLWRFGALKGREREAWTALRENAFGVPPFAIRPQGRAGNPSYLRQGFVQYDRGFVSKGMDTDPHHGASATLEYALADSALAYMAKALGHAKDAQALSQRALNWKKVWDASVVDEATGQRGFPRPRLEDGSWFSDVGSGFDPRGDHGFHEGTAWQYQWLVPQDVPGLAAAMGGTPQALRRLDQFFDYEAVLADPAAVRKSWVVGPYSYYAQFRYNPNNEPDLHAPWMYTLMGQPWKTTTVLRAAETLFGNGPSGVTGNDDLGTMSAWYLFSALGMYPDAPGSGRFLLHAPRFPRAEIDLGQGRTLRIEAPEAKAGERRFVQSVNWNGRPRSQVWLDWEQLSSSGTLSYRLAPQPDEKGWGTRKADLPNPPAGLN
- a CDS encoding carbohydrate kinase is translated as MRDAPLMLCAGEALTDMIHQGDEQWVSRVGGSTWNVARALAGLGEPTGFAGAISRDRFGDALWAASEASGLDLRLLQRVERSPLLAIVEGGEPPRYFFVGDDSADLHFDPRQLPEGWADALRWAHFGGISLARQPLAATLVALAAELKARGVAISFDPNYRNLMDARYTPTLERMAALADVIKVSDDDLRGLFPGLALDEALARLRSHNPAALCLLTRGGERASLLRGEERVDARAPRVQVVDTVGAGDASVAGLLHSLARHPQRSLQSHLHAALATGSAACLQSGATAPRPAAVQTLFEQLEGAAA
- a CDS encoding AGE family epimerase/isomerase; its protein translation is MTTLPNFRSPAVLLEHAHHTMRFYHPRAIDPAGGLYHYFKDDGSVYDAQHRHLVSSTRFVFTYAMAYRHFGDPAYLDGLRHALRFLRDAHRQPGGGYAWMLDGGKVEDGTQHAYGQAFVLLAYAHATMAGVEEARAWIGETFALMEQRFWSEADGLYADEASEDWSVLSGYRGQNANMHACEALQAAYAATGERRYLERAYTVAYNITQRQAARCGGLIWEHYDAQWQPDWKFNIDDPENLFRPWGYQPGHFTEWAKLLVQLEARSQGVLDQDLGWMLPTAEKLFRTAVEKGWDREFGGLAYSLAPDLSVCDPHKYFWVQAESAAAAALLARRTGNAEYWDWYERLWAYSWTRFVDHQHGAWYRILDRQNRKLSDEKSPAGKVDYHTMGACYDIVAVLKEMGHA